A single region of the Changchengzhania lutea genome encodes:
- a CDS encoding DNA topoisomerase IV subunit B yields MAEETKYTEDNIRSLDWKEHIRMRPGMYIGKLGDGSSPDDGIYILLKEVLDNSIDEYVMGAGKTIEISIQGTKVTVRDYGRGIPLGKVVDVVSKMNTGGKYDSKAFKKSVGLNGVGTKAVNALSSFFRVESTRDNKSASAEFEQGNLINKELLDDTSRRKGTKVSFVPDEIIFKNYKYRNEYIIKMLKNYVYLNPGLTIVFNGEKYYSENGLKDLLSENINETDRLYPIIHLKGEDIEVALTHSRTQYSEEYHSFVNGQNTTQGGTHLNAFREALVKTIREYFGKNYDASDIRKSVVCAIAIKVMEPVFESQTKTKLGSTDMGGDLPTVRTYINDFVKKYFDNYLHKNTDAAEKIQRKIMQAERERKELSGIRKLAKDRAKKASLHNKKLRDCRVHFGDTKNERNLETTLFITEGDSASGSITKSRDVNTQAVFSLKGKPLNSYGLSKKIVYENEEFNLLQAALNIEESLEDLRYNNVVIATDADVDGMHIRLLLITFFLQFFPEVIKEGHLYILQTPLFRVRNKKETIYCYSEEERRNAVEKLKPKPEITRFKGLGEISPDEFKHFIGDDIRLDPIMLDDNMSIEDLLSFYMGKNTPSRQEFIIDNLKVELDIIE; encoded by the coding sequence ATGGCTGAAGAAACCAAATATACCGAAGACAATATTCGTTCACTAGACTGGAAGGAGCATATCCGTATGCGACCAGGAATGTATATTGGAAAATTGGGTGATGGCTCTTCTCCAGACGATGGTATTTACATCCTTTTAAAAGAGGTGTTGGACAACTCCATTGACGAGTATGTTATGGGTGCAGGCAAAACCATAGAGATCTCTATTCAAGGCACCAAAGTAACCGTTCGCGATTACGGTCGCGGCATCCCACTAGGGAAAGTGGTCGATGTAGTTTCTAAAATGAATACCGGTGGAAAATACGATTCCAAAGCCTTTAAAAAATCGGTTGGACTAAATGGTGTGGGTACCAAAGCGGTAAATGCTTTATCCTCATTTTTTAGAGTAGAATCGACTCGTGATAATAAAAGCGCTTCCGCGGAATTTGAACAAGGAAACTTAATCAATAAAGAATTACTTGACGACACTTCCAGACGAAAAGGGACGAAGGTATCGTTTGTTCCCGATGAAATTATCTTTAAAAACTATAAGTATAGAAATGAGTATATCATTAAAATGCTTAAAAACTATGTATACTTAAACCCAGGACTAACGATTGTTTTTAATGGCGAGAAGTATTATAGCGAAAATGGACTAAAGGATTTACTCTCCGAAAATATAAATGAAACGGATAGGTTATATCCCATCATTCATTTAAAAGGTGAAGATATTGAAGTCGCGCTAACCCATAGTAGAACACAGTACAGTGAAGAATACCACTCCTTTGTCAATGGTCAAAACACGACGCAGGGTGGCACACACTTAAATGCTTTTCGCGAAGCTTTAGTAAAAACGATTCGTGAGTATTTTGGTAAAAATTACGATGCCTCGGATATTAGAAAATCGGTAGTATGTGCCATTGCCATCAAGGTGATGGAGCCTGTTTTTGAAAGTCAGACAAAAACCAAGTTGGGTTCTACAGATATGGGTGGCGATTTGCCAACGGTACGCACGTATATCAATGATTTCGTTAAAAAGTATTTTGATAATTATCTGCATAAGAATACAGATGCTGCCGAAAAAATCCAACGAAAAATCATGCAAGCAGAGCGTGAGCGGAAAGAGTTATCGGGCATTCGTAAACTAGCTAAGGATCGTGCTAAAAAAGCGAGTCTACACAATAAAAAATTACGTGATTGTCGTGTGCATTTTGGGGATACTAAAAACGAACGTAATTTAGAGACTACGCTTTTTATCACTGAGGGTGATTCTGCATCCGGAAGTATTACAAAATCGCGAGATGTAAACACGCAGGCCGTATTCAGTTTAAAAGGAAAGCCTCTGAATAGTTACGGTTTAAGTAAAAAGATTGTTTATGAAAACGAAGAATTCAATCTATTACAAGCCGCTTTAAATATTGAGGAGTCTTTAGAAGATTTACGCTATAACAATGTCGTTATTGCTACAGATGCCGATGTAGATGGGATGCATATTAGATTGTTGCTCATTACTTTTTTTCTGCAATTCTTCCCTGAGGTCATTAAAGAAGGCCATTTGTATATATTACAAACCCCATTATTTAGAGTAAGAAATAAAAAGGAAACTATATATTGCTATTCTGAAGAGGAGCGACGGAATGCTGTTGAGAAATTAAAACCTAAACCAGAAATCACACGGTTTAAGGGTTTGGGTGAAATTTCACCAGATGAGTTTAAGCATTTTATAGGTGATGATATCCGTTTAGATCCTATCATGTTAGATGATAATATGTCTATTGAAGATTTACTGTCTTTTTACATGGGCAAAAACACCCCATCCCGTCAAGAATTTATTATTGACAATTTGAAGGTGGAATTGGACATTATAGAATAG
- a CDS encoding DMT family transporter: MQQATKTFIYGIAIGILGIVLFSSKAVMVKLAYNYEVDAISILLLRMLFSFPFYLIIAYLYRNQNLNIRVGRKDYVWLFFFGFVGYYLASYFDFVGLTYIKASLERIILFLYPTVVLLLNKLFLKQPITKIQAGAIVLTYLGIVIAFWDEVSISGSDTYIGGVFILLSAIAYASYLVGSGWLIPKFGVIKFTAYAMLVSCICVFVHYSIISKVDLFSFSWEVYVLGFLIAVFATVIPSFLVSKSIKMISSSNFAIVAGVGPISTIILAAIFLNEILTLLQLFGALVVVIGIVLVSTKKNKKLVNAD; encoded by the coding sequence ATGCAACAAGCTACTAAAACGTTTATATACGGAATTGCTATCGGTATTCTGGGAATCGTACTTTTCTCTTCCAAAGCCGTAATGGTGAAATTAGCCTATAATTATGAAGTTGACGCCATTAGTATTTTACTGCTAAGAATGTTATTTTCATTTCCGTTCTATCTTATTATTGCCTATTTATATCGTAATCAAAATCTCAATATACGTGTGGGTCGTAAAGATTATGTATGGTTATTTTTCTTTGGTTTTGTAGGCTATTACTTAGCTAGTTATTTTGATTTTGTGGGGCTAACCTATATAAAAGCCAGTTTAGAGCGAATTATTTTATTTCTGTATCCTACAGTGGTATTACTTTTAAATAAGCTATTTTTAAAACAACCCATAACCAAAATTCAGGCTGGTGCTATTGTATTAACATATTTAGGTATTGTGATTGCTTTTTGGGATGAGGTAAGTATTTCAGGAAGCGACACCTATATTGGTGGTGTTTTCATATTGCTAAGTGCCATAGCATATGCCTCTTATTTAGTAGGGAGTGGTTGGTTAATTCCGAAATTTGGCGTGATTAAATTCACGGCGTATGCGATGTTGGTTTCTTGTATTTGCGTATTTGTTCATTATAGTATAATTAGTAAAGTTGACCTGTTTAGCTTTTCATGGGAAGTCTATGTTTTAGGGTTTTTAATTGCGGTTTTTGCTACGGTGATTCCGTCGTTTTTGGTATCCAAATCCATAAAAATGATTAGCTCTTCTAACTTTGCAATTGTTGCAGGTGTAGGACCTATTTCCACCATAATTTTAGCGGCGATTTTTTTAAATGAAATCTTAACATTATTGCAATTGTTTGGCGCTTTGGTAGTTGTAATTGGAATTGTGTTGGTGTCAACAAAAAAAAATAAAAAATTAGTGAATGCCGATTAA
- the ychF gene encoding redox-regulated ATPase YchF, with translation MKAGIVGLPNVGKSTLFNCLSNAKAQSANFPFCTIEPNIGVVNVPDPRLEKLEELVQPVRVQPATVEIVDIAGLVKGASKGEGLGNQFLANIRETDAILHVLRCFDNDNIVHVDGNVNPIRDKETIDMELQLKDLDTVEKKLDKVKRAAKTGNKEAQKEEAVLLKIKAGLEAGISVRALEFSEDDYEDFVKPSQLITDKPVMYVCNVDEGAAVSGNAYVEQVKDAIKDENAEVLVLAVGIEADINELDDYEERQMFLQDIGLDEAGSAKLIRSAYKLLNQQTYFTAGVKEVRAWTVDIGATAPQAAGVIHTDFEKGFIRAEVIGYNDYVAFGSEAKVKEAGKMRVEGKNYIVKDGDVMHFLFNV, from the coding sequence ATGAAAGCAGGTATTGTAGGATTGCCAAACGTGGGGAAATCGACCTTATTCAATTGTTTATCAAATGCAAAAGCGCAAAGTGCCAACTTTCCGTTTTGCACAATTGAACCTAATATTGGTGTGGTAAACGTACCAGATCCGCGATTGGAAAAATTGGAAGAATTGGTGCAACCCGTGCGTGTACAACCAGCAACTGTAGAGATTGTAGATATTGCAGGATTAGTAAAAGGCGCCAGTAAGGGTGAAGGTTTAGGAAATCAGTTTTTAGCCAATATTAGAGAAACCGATGCCATTTTACATGTATTGCGTTGTTTTGATAATGACAATATTGTGCATGTGGATGGTAATGTCAACCCTATTAGAGATAAAGAAACCATCGATATGGAATTGCAGCTTAAAGACCTGGATACCGTAGAAAAGAAATTAGATAAAGTAAAGCGCGCTGCAAAAACGGGTAATAAAGAAGCCCAAAAAGAAGAAGCGGTGTTGTTAAAAATAAAAGCCGGATTAGAAGCTGGAATCTCTGTGAGAGCTTTAGAATTTAGCGAGGATGATTATGAAGATTTTGTTAAGCCATCGCAACTAATTACTGACAAACCCGTCATGTACGTTTGTAATGTAGATGAAGGTGCTGCTGTTTCAGGCAATGCGTATGTAGAGCAAGTTAAAGACGCTATAAAAGATGAAAATGCTGAGGTCCTGGTACTAGCCGTAGGGATAGAAGCAGATATTAATGAGTTAGATGATTACGAAGAGCGCCAGATGTTTTTACAAGACATAGGTTTAGATGAAGCGGGTTCTGCTAAATTAATTCGTTCGGCATACAAACTTTTAAATCAACAAACTTACTTCACTGCAGGCGTAAAAGAAGTGCGCGCATGGACGGTTGATATTGGGGCTACCGCGCCACAAGCGGCTGGAGTAATCCATACGGATTTTGAAAAAGGATTTATTCGCGCCGAAGTTATTGGCTATAATGATTATGTCGCTTTTGGCAGTGAAGCCAAAGTGAAAGAAGCTGGAAAAATGCGTGTAGAAGGAAAAAATTATATTGTTAAAGATGGCGATGTGATGCATTTCTTGTTTAACGTGTAA
- a CDS encoding carboxypeptidase-like regulatory domain-containing protein translates to MSYFTVFPQQITAKLVDKSNGTPIPFATIKTGAFSGVISNEEGYFTVNLEDDLKSVTISCLGYQNKIVSIQAIENSNYLIELEEAINQLSEVFISNKKPNADAIIARVNARITDNYNTNLNKYNIFHRTTDYVDFKSLVFEIEKASHVKKKNLESANANLEALSKKIRASDMKHFTDFKGALYSLNKDSSKLVVHKATKLMDFKNDFSIDDIQDKAQSIVLTYLDTTKTYKLKTGLFKIEDSLSLKDEDFKDDRENEFDLPHLNNETRSLLRRAQFYKNSFLNRILNPDNYDYSFVSTTYNNGDLSYVIRFEPRKGKSKYTGKLFVSDSTYAITKIDYTYYKNRHGQKLNLKWLLGVKFISNISEGTILFEKNSNNIYQPKYIKRTSGSYFYVNRDVKFIENSRARNKVGFSFKIEGDNRNKQELLFTANTKLSDNEFATITQDSIAPYTLLSKFEKTIWENEETLEPLQEMKAFEVEE, encoded by the coding sequence TTGAGTTATTTCACTGTTTTTCCACAGCAGATTACCGCGAAATTAGTTGATAAAAGTAACGGCACTCCTATTCCATTTGCCACAATAAAAACAGGAGCCTTTAGTGGTGTTATTTCTAATGAAGAAGGCTATTTTACTGTTAATTTAGAAGATGATCTAAAATCCGTTACCATATCCTGTCTGGGTTATCAAAACAAAATAGTGAGCATCCAAGCGATTGAAAATTCTAATTATTTAATTGAACTGGAGGAAGCCATCAATCAATTAAGTGAAGTTTTTATAAGTAATAAAAAGCCCAATGCAGATGCTATTATTGCGAGGGTTAACGCGAGAATTACAGATAATTATAATACCAACCTCAACAAATACAACATATTTCATAGAACGACCGATTATGTGGATTTTAAAAGTCTGGTCTTTGAAATTGAAAAAGCATCCCATGTTAAGAAAAAAAATCTGGAATCTGCCAATGCCAACTTAGAAGCCTTATCGAAAAAAATCCGTGCCAGTGATATGAAACATTTTACGGATTTTAAAGGCGCATTGTACAGTTTAAATAAAGACAGTAGCAAACTCGTGGTACACAAAGCCACAAAACTGATGGACTTTAAAAACGATTTTTCTATTGATGATATTCAAGATAAGGCGCAAAGCATCGTACTGACCTATTTAGACACCACAAAAACCTATAAACTAAAAACAGGATTGTTTAAAATTGAAGATTCCTTATCCTTAAAGGATGAAGATTTTAAAGACGACCGTGAAAATGAGTTCGACTTACCACATTTAAATAATGAAACACGATCCTTATTACGACGTGCGCAATTTTATAAAAACTCCTTTTTAAACCGCATTTTAAACCCCGATAATTACGACTATTCGTTTGTTAGCACCACTTATAACAATGGCGACTTAAGCTATGTGATTCGTTTTGAACCGCGAAAAGGAAAATCGAAATACACCGGAAAACTTTTTGTAAGCGATAGCACTTATGCCATTACCAAAATCGATTATACTTATTATAAAAACCGCCATGGTCAAAAGCTGAACTTAAAATGGCTATTAGGCGTTAAATTCATATCCAATATTAGCGAAGGCACGATCTTGTTTGAAAAAAATAGCAATAATATATACCAGCCAAAATATATCAAGCGCACTTCAGGCAGTTATTTTTATGTCAACCGCGATGTAAAATTTATTGAAAATAGCCGCGCCAGAAACAAAGTGGGTTTTAGTTTTAAAATTGAAGGCGATAATCGTAACAAACAAGAATTGCTATTTACTGCGAATACAAAGCTTAGCGACAACGAGTTTGCTACTATTACACAGGATAGTATAGCACCTTATACCCTATTGAGTAAATTTGAAAAAACCATTTGGGAAAACGAGGAGACTTTAGAGCCTTTACAGGAAATGAAAGCGTTTGAGGTTGAGGAGTGA
- the lgt gene encoding prolipoprotein diacylglyceryl transferase, translated as MHDGIINWNLDPVIYWITDSFPLKYYGLLFITGLLLAHYVVKRIYFKENIPIENLEKLFIYIVVGTILGARLGHCLFYDPSYYFQNPIEILLPIKKIGDTYKFIGFQGLASHGGTIGVLIAIGIYCKKYKTNFLWVLDRIAIVAPIAAAFIRFGNFMNSEIYGKPTNGHWGVIFQREDLIPRHPTQLYEAFSYLLIFGILMFIYKNRDTEKTNGLILGVFLALLFSARFIIEFFKENQVGFENGMTINMGQILSIPFVIVGLILILTNKKPIVQHGI; from the coding sequence ATGCATGATGGAATTATAAATTGGAATCTTGACCCAGTAATATATTGGATAACTGATTCTTTTCCTTTAAAATATTATGGTTTGTTATTTATTACAGGGCTTCTTTTAGCACATTACGTTGTGAAACGTATTTACTTTAAAGAAAATATACCTATTGAAAATTTAGAAAAGTTATTTATCTATATAGTTGTTGGGACAATTTTGGGAGCAAGACTTGGACATTGTTTATTTTATGACCCATCCTATTATTTTCAAAATCCAATCGAGATTTTACTACCGATTAAAAAAATTGGAGATACATATAAGTTCATCGGATTTCAAGGATTAGCAAGTCACGGAGGAACTATTGGAGTATTAATAGCAATTGGAATCTATTGTAAAAAATATAAAACCAACTTTTTATGGGTTTTAGACAGAATTGCAATTGTTGCACCAATTGCAGCCGCTTTCATAAGATTTGGGAATTTTATGAACTCGGAAATATATGGAAAACCGACAAATGGACATTGGGGGGTTATTTTTCAAAGAGAGGATTTAATACCAAGACACCCAACTCAACTTTATGAAGCATTTTCGTATCTTTTAATATTTGGAATATTAATGTTTATCTATAAGAACAGAGATACAGAAAAAACTAACGGACTGATTCTAGGAGTGTTTCTAGCCTTACTATTTTCAGCAAGATTTATAATAGAGTTTTTTAAAGAAAATCAAGTCGGTTTTGAAAACGGAATGACAATAAATATGGGACAAATTTTAAGTATTCCTTTTGTCATTGTCGGACTGATTTTAATACTGACAAATAAAAAGCCCATTGTACAGCACGGTATATAA
- a CDS encoding 4Fe-4S dicluster domain-containing protein: MAIIITDECINCGACEPECPNTAIYEGADDWRYKDGTSLDGTVVLTNGHEVDADAAQEPISDEIYYIVPDKCTECKGFHDEPQCAAVCPVDCCVPDEDVVETEEELLAKQRFMHPEG, translated from the coding sequence ATGGCAATTATTATAACAGATGAATGTATAAATTGTGGTGCCTGTGAACCGGAATGCCCAAATACGGCAATATATGAAGGAGCTGATGATTGGCGCTATAAAGACGGTACCAGTTTAGACGGTACTGTGGTTTTAACAAACGGTCATGAGGTAGATGCGGATGCCGCCCAGGAACCTATAAGTGATGAAATTTACTATATCGTACCCGATAAATGTACAGAGTGTAAAGGCTTTCATGATGAGCCACAATGTGCTGCGGTATGTCCGGTGGATTGTTGTGTGCCAGATGAAGATGTGGTGGAAACCGAAGAGGAATTATTGGCAAAACAACGCTTTATGCACCCAGAAGGCTAA
- a CDS encoding acyl-CoA reductase translates to MHLQERINAFVKLGHFLSQFSNEAIEMKDDIEHNALFFDGFRHQLKLAEEHNGWFTKENITFALKGWVESLTEDNLKKWLKPYSIAIESPKRVAIIMAGNIPLVGFHDFLSVLISGHHVLVKQSSNDKQLLPYLTKYLEHIEPRFKGAIHFTEDKVEDFQAVIATGSNNTARYFEYYFKGKPTIIRNNRNSIAVLSGEETEADLKNLSEDIFRYYGLGCRNVSKIYVPTGYKFDAFFEAMYHWHPIVNKAKYANNYDYNKAVYLMSEFDMLENGFFMIKEDESLSSPIATLFYEYYNDKEHLKQILDSQKQNIQCIVAKDFTKTEIPFGQTQKPQLWDYADDVDSIEFLLGI, encoded by the coding sequence ATGCATTTACAAGAAAGAATTAACGCTTTTGTAAAATTAGGACATTTTTTAAGTCAATTCTCTAATGAAGCTATCGAAATGAAAGACGATATTGAACACAACGCCCTGTTTTTCGATGGTTTTAGACATCAACTCAAACTGGCAGAAGAACACAATGGGTGGTTTACCAAAGAAAATATCACATTTGCCTTAAAAGGTTGGGTGGAATCGTTAACTGAGGACAACCTAAAAAAATGGTTGAAACCGTATTCCATTGCTATTGAATCACCAAAACGCGTGGCCATTATTATGGCTGGTAATATTCCCTTAGTGGGCTTTCACGATTTTCTGTCGGTATTAATATCGGGGCACCACGTATTGGTAAAACAGTCCAGTAACGATAAACAATTACTCCCCTATTTAACGAAGTATTTAGAACATATCGAACCCCGTTTTAAAGGCGCGATACACTTTACTGAAGATAAGGTTGAAGATTTTCAAGCAGTAATTGCAACAGGGAGTAATAATACAGCGCGTTATTTTGAATATTATTTTAAAGGGAAACCGACCATTATTAGAAACAACAGAAACTCCATAGCCGTTTTATCGGGTGAAGAAACCGAAGCCGACTTAAAAAATTTATCTGAAGATATCTTTAGGTACTATGGTTTGGGATGCAGAAATGTCTCTAAAATATATGTGCCTACAGGTTATAAATTTGATGCATTTTTTGAAGCCATGTATCATTGGCATCCTATTGTTAATAAAGCCAAATACGCCAACAATTATGATTATAACAAAGCGGTGTATTTAATGAGTGAATTTGACATGTTGGAAAACGGCTTTTTTATGATTAAGGAAGATGAAAGTCTGTCGTCTCCAATTGCGACGCTTTTCTACGAATATTATAATGACAAGGAACACCTGAAGCAAATCTTAGACTCACAAAAACAAAACATTCAGTGTATTGTAGCCAAAGATTTTACTAAAACTGAAATTCCATTTGGGCAGACACAAAAACCGCAACTTTGGGATTATGCAGATGATGTGGATTCTATTGAATTTTTGTTAGGAATATGA
- the serC gene encoding 3-phosphoserine/phosphohydroxythreonine transaminase has product MKKHNFSAGPCILPQEVLLKSSEAILDFNNSGLSLIEISHRSKPFVDVMEKARALALELLGLEGKGYKALFLQGGASTQFLMVALNLLEKRAGYLNTGTWADKAIKEAKIYDDIYEVGASKEANYNYIPKGYEIPEDYDYFHCTSNNTIFGTQMKAFPECSIPMVCDMSSDIFSRVLDFSKFDLIYAGAQKNMGPAGTTLVVVKEDILGKVSRKIPSMMDYKTHISKGSMFNTPPVFAVYASMLTLEWLKNLGGIKAIEEENDKKASLMYSEIDLNPLFKGYSTKEDRSNMNATFTLENENLKETFETMLKEEGINGLNGHRSVGGYRASMYNALPLDSVKVLVEVMSELESKA; this is encoded by the coding sequence ATGAAGAAACATAACTTTAGTGCAGGACCATGTATTTTACCTCAAGAGGTGCTTTTAAAATCATCAGAGGCCATCCTTGATTTTAATAACAGTGGTTTATCTTTAATCGAAATATCTCACCGAAGCAAGCCTTTTGTTGATGTTATGGAGAAAGCCAGAGCCTTAGCTTTAGAGTTACTTGGCTTAGAAGGCAAGGGCTATAAAGCCTTATTTTTACAAGGAGGAGCCAGCACACAGTTTTTAATGGTGGCTTTAAACCTTTTAGAAAAAAGAGCGGGATACCTAAATACCGGTACTTGGGCTGACAAGGCCATTAAAGAAGCAAAAATCTACGATGACATTTATGAAGTGGGGGCTTCAAAAGAAGCAAACTATAACTACATCCCTAAAGGTTACGAGATTCCAGAAGATTACGATTATTTTCACTGTACCTCTAACAACACTATTTTTGGAACTCAAATGAAGGCATTTCCAGAATGTTCAATACCCATGGTATGTGATATGAGTAGTGATATATTTTCTAGGGTTTTAGATTTTTCAAAATTCGATCTAATATATGCTGGAGCACAGAAAAATATGGGTCCTGCGGGTACCACACTTGTGGTCGTTAAAGAAGATATTCTTGGTAAAGTATCACGCAAGATTCCATCGATGATGGATTATAAAACACATATAAGTAAAGGTAGCATGTTTAACACACCTCCCGTATTTGCTGTGTATGCATCTATGCTCACTTTAGAATGGTTAAAAAATCTTGGAGGCATCAAAGCAATTGAAGAAGAGAACGATAAAAAAGCGAGTTTGATGTATTCTGAAATTGATTTAAACCCATTATTCAAAGGGTATTCCACTAAAGAAGACCGTTCGAATATGAATGCCACATTCACGTTAGAAAACGAAAATTTAAAGGAGACCTTTGAAACCATGTTGAAAGAAGAAGGGATCAATGGCTTAAATGGTCATAGAAGTGTGGGTGGTTACAGAGCATCCATGTACAATGCCTTACCGCTTGATAGCGTAAAAGTATTGGTAGAAGTGATGAGCGAGCTGGAGAGTAAAGCTTAA
- a CDS encoding D-2-hydroxyacid dehydrogenase, with the protein MKVLANDGISQSGIDALEKAGYEVITTTVAQEQLENYINDKDIAVLLVRSATTVRKELIDACPSLKIIGRGGVGMDNIDVKYAREKGLHVINTPAASSHSVAELVFGHLFGLARFLHNSNRDMPLEGDSNFKGLKKAYAKGTELKGKTLGVLGFGRIGQATAKVAIGAGMKVVAFDPYIEKANLELDFFDGQKLNFEIETISKEDVLKQSDFITLHVPAQDGYVIGKKELDIMKDGAILVNAARGGVVDEVALVEALTSGKISRAALDVFEKEPKPEIQLLMHPALSLTPHTGAATNEAQDRIGTELADQIIRILG; encoded by the coding sequence ATGAAAGTATTAGCAAACGACGGGATTTCACAAAGCGGTATTGATGCACTTGAAAAAGCAGGTTATGAGGTTATTACAACTACAGTAGCACAAGAGCAATTAGAAAATTATATTAACGATAAAGACATTGCGGTGTTATTGGTTAGAAGTGCCACCACAGTTCGTAAAGAATTGATCGATGCCTGCCCAAGTTTAAAAATCATTGGTCGTGGTGGTGTTGGTATGGATAATATTGATGTGAAATACGCTAGAGAAAAAGGCCTTCATGTGATCAATACACCAGCAGCCTCATCGCACTCGGTGGCAGAACTCGTTTTTGGTCATTTATTTGGTTTAGCCCGTTTTTTACATAACTCTAATAGAGATATGCCTTTAGAAGGCGATTCAAATTTTAAAGGTCTTAAAAAAGCCTATGCCAAAGGTACCGAGCTTAAAGGCAAGACTTTAGGCGTTTTAGGTTTTGGACGTATTGGTCAAGCAACTGCAAAAGTAGCTATTGGTGCTGGAATGAAAGTGGTGGCTTTTGACCCGTATATAGAAAAAGCAAACTTAGAATTAGACTTTTTTGATGGTCAGAAATTGAATTTTGAAATTGAAACGATTTCTAAAGAAGACGTTCTTAAACAATCCGATTTTATAACCTTGCACGTACCTGCTCAAGATGGTTACGTTATTGGGAAGAAAGAGTTAGATATTATGAAAGATGGGGCTATTTTGGTTAACGCCGCACGAGGTGGTGTGGTTGACGAAGTGGCTTTAGTGGAAGCGCTTACAAGCGGAAAAATATCACGTGCTGCACTGGATGTTTTTGAGAAAGAACCGAAACCGGAAATTCAATTGTTAATGCATCCTGCATTATCACTTACGCCACACACGGGTGCTGCCACCAATGAAGCACAAGATCGAATTGGTACCGAATTAGCAGATCAAATTATAAGAATATTGGGGTAA
- a CDS encoding DUF937 domain-containing protein, which yields MAGILDLLNSDLGKTIISGVSSETRQPQNKTQDVLTMAMPLLMAAMKRNAQSPQGAQGLLSALDNKHDGSILDNLGSLFGGGVDNSVKNDGKKILGHILGGKQRNVEQALSQKSGMDMADVAQILKVAAPILLGILGKQKRENNVNNQSGIEGLLGGLLGGNSKQQEQSFLETILDADGDGSVMDDVAGMVLGGNKKKGGLGGLLGGMFGGK from the coding sequence ATGGCAGGTATATTAGATTTATTAAATAGCGATTTAGGAAAAACAATTATTAGCGGTGTTTCAAGTGAAACCCGTCAACCGCAAAATAAAACCCAAGATGTGCTAACCATGGCGATGCCACTTTTAATGGCAGCCATGAAACGTAACGCCCAAAGCCCGCAAGGTGCTCAAGGCCTACTTAGTGCTTTAGATAATAAGCACGACGGAAGCATCTTAGACAATTTAGGTAGTTTATTTGGTGGCGGTGTAGACAATAGCGTAAAAAACGATGGGAAAAAAATTCTAGGTCATATTCTTGGAGGCAAACAACGCAATGTGGAGCAAGCTCTAAGTCAGAAATCTGGTATGGACATGGCTGATGTCGCTCAAATTTTAAAAGTAGCTGCCCCTATCCTACTGGGAATCTTAGGGAAACAAAAAAGAGAAAATAATGTGAATAATCAAAGTGGTATTGAAGGCTTACTAGGAGGTTTACTTGGTGGCAATTCAAAACAGCAGGAACAAAGTTTTCTTGAAACGATTCTGGATGCCGACGGAGACGGTAGCGTCATGGATGATGTAGCAGGCATGGTGTTAGGAGGAAATAAAAAGAAAGGCGGTCTTGGAGGATTGTTAGGCGGCATGTTCGGAGGAAAATAA
- a CDS encoding DUF6146 family protein, with the protein MKLVLIILIVCSSIVGCQSSKTTTPPQDERLANVKDSDTVTIANDELEYQIIIIEPGFNFWLASRARPEGFYSQNYLENRNLIYVIEWNNRVNQPFRYNPDLYEMQIDYQQGIDYGYEVNYKLYNYFIYFQLTYKQRLGPFVPRI; encoded by the coding sequence ATGAAACTTGTCTTAATAATTTTAATTGTGTGTTCCTCCATAGTTGGCTGTCAATCATCTAAAACAACGACTCCACCTCAAGATGAACGTTTGGCCAATGTTAAGGATAGTGATACGGTAACCATAGCCAATGATGAGCTGGAATATCAAATCATTATAATCGAACCTGGTTTTAATTTCTGGTTAGCAAGTAGAGCTAGGCCAGAAGGGTTTTATTCCCAAAATTATTTAGAAAACCGCAACCTTATTTACGTGATTGAATGGAACAATAGGGTTAACCAACCCTTTCGATATAACCCGGATTTATATGAAATGCAAATCGATTATCAACAAGGCATTGACTATGGCTATGAAGTGAACTATAAGCTCTACAATTATTTCATCTATTTTCAATTGACCTATAAGCAAAGATTAGGGCCTTTTGTTCCTAGAATTTAA